A window of Natrinema versiforme contains these coding sequences:
- a CDS encoding tRNA(Ile)(2)-agmatinylcytidine synthase, which yields MTVVGIDDTDSRERGMCTTYVAATIAERLRREGAAIERLLLVRLNPAVEYKTRGNAALAIHTDCDPDRAEAVARDRLESLAETADERTHPGLVVADHATEAGAIPDDIEQFAWSAIRDHLEPADAAAAIERHGYRSWHAGNGRGRIGALAAVGAWAALEEWTHEYISYRESERWGTAREVDHESVFAAADRGYPEVWDTVDRGEDETVCVPHTPGPILHGIRGDERAAVRAVAERIESEPVAASQLFLTNQGTDIHLRDGSIATIEDGRAYRLEGRVASEPETRRGGHVFVDLESPEPTGGGGGDEDGESAPERLTCAAFEPTKRFRDRVRELCVGDRITACGEVASGTLKLEKFAVRELVRTERVTPTCPDCGRTMKSAGRNQGYRCRDCGTGTAGKAERPLERDLEEGWYEVPPCARRHVAKPLVRGGFDAPTHPER from the coding sequence ATGACCGTCGTCGGGATCGACGATACCGACTCGCGAGAGCGAGGGATGTGTACGACCTACGTCGCCGCGACGATCGCCGAGCGACTGCGCCGCGAGGGGGCAGCGATCGAGCGACTCCTCCTCGTCCGGCTCAATCCCGCTGTCGAATACAAGACGAGAGGCAACGCCGCGCTGGCGATCCACACCGACTGCGATCCCGACCGCGCCGAGGCCGTCGCCCGCGACCGGCTCGAGTCGCTGGCCGAAACCGCGGACGAGCGGACGCATCCGGGGCTCGTCGTCGCGGACCACGCCACCGAAGCGGGCGCGATCCCCGACGACATCGAGCAGTTCGCGTGGAGTGCGATCCGCGATCACCTCGAGCCGGCCGACGCCGCGGCGGCGATCGAGCGCCACGGCTATCGGTCGTGGCACGCCGGAAACGGCCGCGGCCGGATCGGCGCGCTGGCCGCTGTCGGCGCGTGGGCGGCCCTCGAGGAGTGGACGCACGAGTATATCTCCTATCGCGAGTCCGAGCGGTGGGGAACCGCCCGCGAGGTGGACCACGAGAGCGTCTTCGCCGCGGCGGATCGGGGCTATCCCGAGGTGTGGGACACCGTCGACCGCGGCGAGGACGAGACCGTCTGCGTGCCGCACACGCCCGGCCCGATCCTGCACGGGATCCGCGGCGACGAGCGGGCCGCGGTCCGGGCGGTCGCCGAGCGGATCGAGAGCGAACCCGTCGCCGCGAGCCAGCTGTTTCTGACGAATCAGGGGACGGACATCCACCTCCGGGACGGCTCGATCGCGACTATCGAGGACGGGCGGGCCTACCGGCTCGAGGGGCGGGTCGCGAGCGAGCCCGAAACCCGGCGCGGGGGTCACGTCTTCGTCGACCTCGAGTCACCGGAACCGACGGGTGGAGGCGGCGGAGACGAAGACGGTGAGAGCGCACCCGAACGGCTCACCTGTGCGGCGTTCGAGCCGACGAAACGATTCCGAGATCGGGTGCGGGAGTTGTGCGTCGGCGACCGAATCACCGCCTGCGGCGAGGTTGCAAGCGGCACGCTCAAACTCGAGAAGTTCGCCGTCCGCGAACTCGTCCGCACCGAGCGGGTCACGCCGACCTGTCCCGACTGCGGACGGACGATGAAGAGCGCAGGCCGGAATCAGGGCTATCGCTGTCGGGACTGCGGAACCGGGACGGCGGGGAAAGCGGAGCGACCGCTCGAGCGCGACCTCGAGGAGGGCTGGTACGAGGTCCCGCCGTGTGCGCGTCGGCACGTCGCGAAGCCACTCGTCCGGGGCGGGTTCGACGCGCCGACGCATCCGGAGCGGTGA
- a CDS encoding transcriptional regulator — MSRSALVGNVTAMLEDAGFMVSDRCAIRPKSFDIAARCGEDLILVKILANIDAFNEATGQEMRRLGTYLNATPLVIGLRSRDEDLKPDVVYFRHGVPVFSPDTAYNLFIEEVPPLIYAAPGGLYVNIDGDLLADEREDRDWSLGQLAGELGVSRRTVSKYEDGMNASVEVAMALEEMFEAPLTSPVDVLEGADDVHESEAMPDDPEADPDDEQVVAVLTRAGYSVHPTARSPFTAVSEDEDDSEIVLTGHSKFTKAAEKRARIMSSIGQVTRTRSVYVVDRAKQESVDGTALVERDELAKFRNADDLRDVIRERSEYEEAV; from the coding sequence ATGTCCCGCTCCGCGCTAGTCGGCAACGTAACCGCGATGTTAGAGGACGCGGGATTCATGGTCAGTGATCGGTGTGCGATCCGACCGAAGAGCTTCGATATCGCCGCGCGCTGTGGCGAGGACCTGATCCTCGTCAAGATCCTCGCGAACATCGACGCGTTCAACGAGGCGACGGGCCAGGAGATGCGGCGACTGGGGACCTACCTCAACGCGACGCCGCTAGTCATCGGCCTGCGCAGTCGCGACGAGGATCTGAAACCCGATGTCGTCTACTTCCGACATGGCGTCCCCGTGTTCAGCCCCGATACGGCGTACAACCTGTTCATCGAAGAGGTTCCGCCGCTGATCTACGCCGCTCCCGGCGGCCTCTACGTCAACATCGACGGTGACCTGTTAGCCGACGAGCGAGAGGACCGCGACTGGAGTCTCGGCCAACTCGCCGGCGAACTCGGCGTCTCCCGACGGACCGTCTCGAAGTACGAGGACGGGATGAACGCCTCCGTCGAGGTCGCGATGGCGCTCGAGGAGATGTTCGAAGCGCCGCTGACGAGTCCCGTCGACGTACTCGAGGGGGCCGACGATGTCCACGAGAGCGAGGCAATGCCGGACGACCCCGAAGCGGATCCGGACGACGAACAGGTCGTCGCCGTGCTCACGCGGGCCGGCTACAGCGTCCACCCGACGGCTCGGTCGCCGTTTACGGCCGTCAGCGAGGACGAAGACGACAGCGAGATCGTCCTGACGGGTCACTCGAAGTTCACGAAGGCCGCGGAGAAACGCGCCCGGATCATGAGTTCGATCGGGCAGGTCACCCGCACGCGATCCGTCTACGTCGTCGACCGCGCGAAACAGGAATCGGTCGACGGCACCGCGCTGGTCGAGCGCGACGAACTCGCGAAGTTCCGGAACGCCGACGACCTCCGGGATGTCATCCGGGAGCGCTCCGAGTACGAAGAAGCGGTCTGA
- a CDS encoding glutaredoxin domain-containing protein codes for MADITMYELPGCPYCAKVRSKLDDLEVDYDVIEVPRSHDERTEVEKVSGQTGVPVIVDEANGIEGMPESDDIVEYLEETYGTGAA; via the coding sequence ATGGCAGACATCACGATGTACGAGCTTCCCGGCTGTCCGTACTGCGCCAAAGTCCGCTCGAAACTCGACGACCTCGAGGTCGATTACGACGTTATCGAAGTCCCCCGCTCGCACGACGAGCGCACGGAAGTCGAAAAAGTCAGCGGCCAGACCGGCGTCCCGGTCATCGTCGACGAAGCGAACGGCATCGAAGGCATGCCCGAAAGCGACGATATCGTCGAGTATCTCGAGGAGACCTACGGCACCGGCGCGGCGTGA
- a CDS encoding UPF0058 family protein, with translation MRHDEWMNLHALLREIRDDMEHRGDISPDAFAAYDYQHARPKHLHRQKKEHKRATRLLLWGIVRSIETKSDLAVVRR, from the coding sequence ATGCGTCACGACGAATGGATGAATCTCCACGCGTTACTGCGGGAGATACGAGACGATATGGAGCACCGAGGGGATATCTCTCCGGATGCGTTCGCGGCGTACGACTATCAACACGCTCGACCGAAGCACCTCCACCGACAGAAAAAGGAGCACAAGCGAGCGACGCGGCTCCTCCTCTGGGGGATCGTGCGGTCGATCGAGACGAAGAGCGACCTCGCCGTGGTGCGCCGCTGA